In Prochlorococcus marinus XMU1406, the genomic stretch ATTTGAAAGCTTTACTCCTACCGCTTTCTCATCCTTTAAAAGGATTTCAGTCACATTGGCTTTGTATCTAATTTTGCCTCCTAATTTTTGGATCCCATTAACTAACTTATCTGCTATGGTACCTACTCCCCCTTTTGGATAATTTATACCTCCAGCATGCCTATCAGTAAACACCATTCCCGCATTAATCATAGGAGTTTTGAGTGCTGGCATTACAGACCAACAAAAACATTCGATATCGATAAATCTTAAAAGTTCAGGATCTTTTATAAACTTTCTCGCAACATCTCCTGCATTTACTGGTAACCATCTAGCTAATCCTAAACAGGATAATGGGGATTTAAAGAAAACTTTAAAAAGATAAACTGGATCCTCTATTGATAAAAGAGGCATTGAATCTAAACACTTAAAGACACTTGCACAAGTATCATAGAATTTCTTGATACCAATTATTTCCTTAGGGAAACTCGCTGATAATTTTTTTATAAATTGCTCATAATTTTTATCTACAGAAATATTAAAATTTTGTGGTAGATGATATTCCAGTTGAACAGGATCAGGAATAGTTTCGCATTTCTCATCTACATCTTTTAGAGCGCGAGTCAATAAATTGGTATAACCTTTATCTCCAAATCCAAATATCATTGAAGCCCCAACATCAAAGGTATAACCCTTTCTCTTAAAAGAGCCCCCACTTCCCCCTGGAATAATATATTTCTCAAGAACTAATACTCGAACTCCCTTAGAAGCCAGTTGTGATGCGGTTACTAAGCCTCCTATTCCTGAGCCAATAACAATTGCATCGAAATTTTCCTTATTAAATTTCATTTTTGGATCTTTG encodes the following:
- the crtH gene encoding carotenoid isomerase, which encodes MKFNKENFDAIVIGSGIGGLVTASQLASKGVRVLVLEKYIIPGGSGGSFKRKGYTFDVGASMIFGFGDKGYTNLLTRALKDVDEKCETIPDPVQLEYHLPQNFNISVDKNYEQFIKKLSASFPKEIIGIKKFYDTCASVFKCLDSMPLLSIEDPVYLFKVFFKSPLSCLGLARWLPVNAGDVARKFIKDPELLRFIDIECFCWSVMPALKTPMINAGMVFTDRHAGGINYPKGGVGTIADKLVNGIQKLGGKIRYKANVTEILLKDEKAVGVKLSNGEEIYSNIVVSNSTRWDTFGLKNKDKGLIPSKNVPKSEYKWSETYKPSPSFVSIHLGVEKNLITDNFNCHHIIVENWDELESEKGVIFVSIPTLLDSSLAPEGKHIVHAFTPSSMSEWEGLSRKEYLQKKEKYFSFLVEKISTILPNLEQNIDHKEIGTPKTHKKFLGRYEGSYGPIPSKKLLGLLPMPFNTTKIKNLYCVGDSCFPGQGLNAVAFSGYACAHKIGAKLNINSFKLPE